In Gossypium arboreum isolate Shixiya-1 chromosome 5, ASM2569848v2, whole genome shotgun sequence, a single genomic region encodes these proteins:
- the LOC108453154 gene encoding aspartyl protease AED3-like: MDFTATFLFFALFISSIQAVDPCGSRPQNKDLSVIPIYGRCSPFKPPKPESWVDTVINMASKDPARLKYLSSLVAQKTTAVPIASGQQVLSIGNYVVKVKLGTPGQVMFMVLDTSNNVAWVPCSGCTGCSATTFLPSASSSYGSLDCSLPQCNQVHGLSCPATAAAACFFNQSYGGDSSFSANLAQDSLTLANDVIPNFAFGCINSISGNSIPPQGLLGMGRGPMSLLSQSGSLYKSVFSYCLPSFKSNYFSGSLKLGPAGQPKNIRTTPLLKSPHRPSLYYVNLTGVSVGRVRVPIPPEWLAFNPTTGAGTIIDSGTVVTRFVQPLYEAIRNEFVKHAKGPFSTIGLFDTCFEAKAEVELPSLTLHFEGLSMKLPMENTFLHTSAGSRACLAIAPAPNNVNAAMNVIANLQQQNHRILFDVANSRLGISREACN, from the coding sequence ATGGACTTCACTGCCACATTCTTGTTCTTTGCTCTTTTCATATCCTCCATCCAAGCTGTAGACCCTTGTGGTTCTCGGCCACAAAACAAAGACCTATCGGTGATTCCAATCTACGGGAGATGCTCACCATTCAAACCACCCAAACCAGAGTCATGGGTCGACACTGTCATCAACATGGCTTCAAAAGACCCAGCAAGGCTCAAGTACTTGTCCAGCCTCGTAGCCCAAAAGACCACTGCGGTTCCCATTGCTTCAGGCCAACAAGTCCTCAGCATTGGCAACTACGTGGTCAAGGTCAAGCTCGGAACCCCGGGGCAGGTCATGTTCATGGTGCTGGATACTAGTAACAATGTTGCTTGGGTTCCCTGCTCCGGCTGCACTGGTTGCTCCGCCACCACTTTCTTGCCCTCTGCTTCTTCGAGTTATGGCTCGTTGGATTGCTCCTTGCCACAATGCAACCAGGTCCATGGGCTCTCATGCCCGGCTACGGCGGCTGCTGCTTGCTTTTTTAACCAATCCTACGGTGGTGATTCGTCTTTCTCCGCCAACTTGGCTCAAGATTCCTTAACATTAGCAAACGATGTTATTCCAAATTTTGCTTTTGGATGTATTAACAGCATCTCTGGTAATTCAATCCCACCCCAAGGGCTATTGGGTATGGGCCGGGGACCCATGTCACTACTTTCACAATCCGGGTCGCTATACAAAAGTGTGTTTTCCTATTGTTTGCCCAGTTTCAAGTCCAATTATTTTTCGGGCTCCCTTAAACTCGGGCCTGCAGGTCAACCCAAGAATATTCGAACCACCCCGCTGTTAAAAAGCCCACACCGGCCCTCCCTTTACTACGTAAACCTAACCGGGGTCAGTGTTGGCCGGGTTCGGGTCCCTATCCCCCCCGAATGGCTAGCGTTTAACCCGACTACTGGGGCAGGGACCATCATCGATTCGGGTACGGTTGTAACCCGATTCGTCCAACCCCTTTATGAGGCAATCAGGAATGAGTTTGTGAAACATGCGAAAGGCCCATTTTCAACAATAGGGCTATTCGACACGTGCTTTGAGGCAAAAGCGGAAGTTGAGCTACCGTCACTAACATTACATTTCGAAGGCTTGTCCATGAAACTGCCAATGGAAAACACCTTCTTACATACCAGTGCAGGGTCACGTGCTTGCTTAGCAATAGCACCAGCTCCAAACAATGTGAACGCCGCCATGAATGTAATAGCCAATTTGCAGCAGCAAAATCATAGGATTTTGTTTGATGTCGCAAATTCTCGCTTGGGGATATCTCGTGAAGCTTGTAACTAG